The genomic segment GCAAGTGCGGCAAGAAGTACGGCGACCGGCTCGCCCACTACTCCACGCGCAACATCGCGCGGGACGTGGACGTCATACGCGGCGCGCTCGGCGAGCGCAAGACGTCCTGGTTCGGCCAGTCGTACGGCACCTACCTCGGCGCGGTCTACGCGAACATGTTCCCCGACAAGGTGGACAGGCTCGTCCTGGACAGCGCCATGAACCCCCGTGACTACGGCCTCAAGATGTTCCAGGCCATGGGCCCCGCCAACGAGAAGGCGCTCGACGACGTGGCGCGCTGGGCGGCGCCGCGCGACGCCGAGTACCACCTCGGGAAGACGCCCGCGGCCGTGCGGGCCACCGTCGAGGGTCTGGTCCGCCGGGCCGCGCAGCGGCCGATCGAGGTCGGCGGCGACCGGCTGGACCACGAGTCGCTGCCGTTCGTCCTCTACTTCCTCGGTACGGACGACGTCGACAACGCCGAGTACGCGAAGACGGTGCGCATGCTGCTCGACGCCGCCGCGGGGCGTGCCGTCGAGCCGTCGGAGCGCGTGGCGGGGCTCCTCGGCGCCATGTTCCGCACGGGCCCGGACGAGACGGGGACGGGCAAGGACTACGCCTCCACCCTCGCCGTCCTGTGCGCGGACACCACCGCGCCGGGCAACGCCGAGTGGTACCGGAAGGCCATCGAGAAGGCCCGGCCGAAGCAGCCGGTGTTCGGCCCGTTCCACAACGCGCCGATGCCGTGCGGCTGGTGGAAGGCGAAGCCGAGCGAGGCGCCCACCAAGATCTCCAGTGACCTGCCGGCCCTGCAGATCCAGGCCACGGGGGACACCCGCACCACGTACGAGCAGGGGCTCGGCATGCACAAGGCGATGCGCGGTTCCAAGCTGGTGACCGTCCCGGTCCGCACCCACGCGGTCTACGTCGGCTACGCCAACGCCTGCGCCGACAAGGCGGTCAACGACTATCTGCTGACCGGCGAGCTGCCGGCCAAGGACTACACCTGCCCGCGCGACCCGCAGAAGGACGGTCGCTGAGTCAGACCGCGACCGACTCCTCCATCTCCTCTTCCTGGGCCTCGGTCTCCCGGGCGCCGACAGCGGCGTCCGGGAGACCGGGGTCCCGGCGTTCCCACAGGGCCGCGACGCCGACGGTCAGCAGGCCGGCCACCAGCCAGCCGGCCAGCGTCCAGACGTGCTGTCCGAGGTCGTGACCGCCGAAGTACAGGTGGCTGCGGATGCCCTCGACGAAGCCCGCGCCGTTCCAGAACGCGTGCAGGGACCCGAAGAAGCCGTTCTGCAGTTCGGGCCTGAAGAGCCCGCCGGACGTCGTGAAGTTGAGCATCACGAAGAGCACCATCATCGCCAGCGTCGTCCAGCGCTTCAGGAACGTGTGCAGTCCGACGCCGATGAACAGGATGCCCGCCGCGTACAGCCAGGCCATGGCCCACACACCCCACAGGCCCTGGTGCACCAGGTGGAAGATCGGGCCCGCGAGCGCCGCGCCGATCAGGCTGACGGCGAAGGAGACACCCACGACGAGCCCCGCCCTGGCCCGCATCCGCAGACCCGCGCCCGCCGCGCCGAGCACGGCGACCGACGCGTACGAGCCGATGCTCACGGCGACGAGCAGGAAGAAGAGGCCCTGGCCCGTGGGGTCGTCCTCGACGGGCGGCGCCACATCGGTGACCTTGAGCGGCAGGCCCTGCTTCGCGGCGACGGGCGTGAAGAGCTTCTGGGCCGCGGTGGCGCTCATGTCGGATCCCGCGGTGGCCACGATCAGTTCGGGCGACTTCGCGTCGGGGACGTAGGCGCCCGCGATGTCGAGGGACTTGAGCGCGTCGACGGCCTGCTCGCG from the Streptomyces venezuelae genome contains:
- a CDS encoding alpha/beta hydrolase, with the protein product MNTAPGTTRTALSAFAATLAVAAAVTGCATSAADSPTKAGAQANTSADNAAYTATLKGLDRYYHQRLDWGPCKDPELTKTGTQCAKVTVPLDYAAPKGSTLSLTVSRMKATGSDRERRGIIQTNPGGPGGHGLGMPAQLRAKMTPRVAAAYDVIGMDTRGLGESSALDCGLDSISWFRGAGFDRASFDRVAKKSADDARKCGKKYGDRLAHYSTRNIARDVDVIRGALGERKTSWFGQSYGTYLGAVYANMFPDKVDRLVLDSAMNPRDYGLKMFQAMGPANEKALDDVARWAAPRDAEYHLGKTPAAVRATVEGLVRRAAQRPIEVGGDRLDHESLPFVLYFLGTDDVDNAEYAKTVRMLLDAAAGRAVEPSERVAGLLGAMFRTGPDETGTGKDYASTLAVLCADTTAPGNAEWYRKAIEKARPKQPVFGPFHNAPMPCGWWKAKPSEAPTKISSDLPALQIQATGDTRTTYEQGLGMHKAMRGSKLVTVPVRTHAVYVGYANACADKAVNDYLLTGELPAKDYTCPRDPQKDGR